In Bos taurus isolate L1 Dominette 01449 registration number 42190680 breed Hereford chromosome 11, ARS-UCD2.0, whole genome shotgun sequence, one DNA window encodes the following:
- the REG3A gene encoding lithostathine isoform X1 encodes MLPSLGLPRLSWMLLSCLMLLSQIQGENSQKELPSARISCPSGSMAYRSHCYALFKTPKTWMDADIACQKRPSGHLVSVLSGAEESFVASLVRNNLNTQSDIWIGLHDPTEGSEANAGGWEWISNDVLNYVAWETDPAAISSPGYCGSLSRSSGYLKWRDHNCNLNLPYVCKFTD; translated from the exons ATGCTGCCTTCCCTGGGCCTCCCCAGACTGTCCTGGATGCTGCTCTCCTGCCTGATGCTCCTGTCTCAGATCCAAG GGGAAAATTCCCAAAAGGAACTGCCATCTGCAAGGATCAGCTGTCCCTCAGGTTCCATGGCCTATAGGTCTCACTGCTATGCCTTGTTTAAAACACCCAAAACCTGGATGGATGCAGAT ATTGCCTGCCAGAAGAGGCCCTCGGGACATCTTGTGTCTGTGCTCAGTGGGGCTGAGGAATCCTTCGTGGCCTCCTTGGTTAGGAACAACTTGAACACCCAATCAGACATCTGGATTGGGCTCCATGACCCCACAGAG GGCTCTGAGGCCAATGCTGGTGGATGGGAATGGATTAGCAATGACGTGCTCAATTACGTTGCCTGGGAGACAGATCCTGCTGCCATCTCAAGCCCTGGCTACTGTGGGAGTCTCTCAAGAAGCTCAG GATATCTCAAGTGGAGAGATCATAACTGCAATTTGAACTTACCCTACGTCTGCAAGTTCACAGACTAG